The Helicobacter kayseriensis DNA window GTTTACACTTACAATCAAATAATCTATATTTCCAATACGCTCCACTTCTTTGACAATTCCCAAACACTCTTGACCATCAATCACTTCACATCCCACCACTTCAAACCAGAACATTTCTCCATCGCGAAGCTTACATATTCTTTTTGTATCCTCAAGGCTCATCCCAAGAACTGCATTGACAAGATCTTTGGCACTCTCTAAACTCTCATACCCCTCAAAATACACAATGCCTTCTTTAAAGTGCTTGATTCGAATTTCAAAAAGATCTTGTTTGAAATTTCCCTTGCGTACCAAAAATGAAATTTTGTGTGAAAAAATTTGTGGAAAATCAGTCAGAATATGTAGTCTAAGACCCCCATGCACCCCCACAGTTTTTCCAATTTTTGCAACTTCAATCATATGGGTTGAATAGCAATTTTGTAATTTTTTCCATCCTTTACTCTGCAACCTGAAAGGATATTTTTAAGTGAATAAATCATCTTTCCATTTTTCCCAATAAACTTCCCCATATCCTCTTGAGAAGAAAAAAGAATGATCTCTACCTCATCTCCCCTATCAGATTTTTCAACTTTGATAGAATGAGGATGAGTTGCTAATTTCTTAGCATAATTTTCAATAAAAAGTTCAACCATTATTGCCCACTAGAAAGCTTTTCAACTCTCTCACTCATTTTTGCACCAACACTCTTCCAATATGCCAATCTTTCTGTATTGATCTTAATATATGCAGGCTCTACAAGAGGGTTATAAATCCCGATAGATTCAATCCATCCACCATCTCTTCTTTTGCGACTATCTGTCACAACAATACGATAAAAAGGCTTCTTTTTTCTTCCCATTCTCGTCAATCTAATCACTGTTGCCATTCAAAAATCTCCTTAAATGTACTTTTTAGAAATATAAACCGCGTATTATAAAGTGTTTTTACTTCAAAGTATTTGTGTTTTTGCAAAATGATAGAATTTGACATGCAAACTAAGATCACAGAAGAAAACAAAGAGGAAAAATGCATTTATTTACAGCAGGACCAGCTCAAACCCCAAGAAAGATTCTTGAAGCACTTTCATTGCCCACTCTTCATCATCGATCAGAAGAATTTTTAACACTCTTTCAATCATGCAAAGACAAACTTCACTCCCTTATTTCTCTTCCGCACCTCTTTTGTCTTTGCTCTAGCGGGAGCGGAGGAATGGAAAGTGCGATCACAAGTTTTTCTCCTCGCAAGATTCTGGTCCTCAATCATGGTAAATTTAGTCATAGATGGCTTGAAATTGCCCATTGTTTCAACATCCCCTCATACAACTTTGAAATCCCTCCATATCAAGCTCACAATCCACAAGAAGTGTTAGAGTGGCTCAAAAAAGATCCTCTAATTGATTGTATTTGTATGCAAAGCTGTGAGAGCACAGGTGGAGTCAGACAAAATTTTGAAGCAATTGCCAATGCGGTCAAATCATACAATCCCGAAATTTTGGTTTGTGTTGATGGCATCGCATCATTTGCAATAGAACCAATCGACACTTCACATATTGATATTTTTATTGCTTCCTCACAAAAAGCACTCATGCTTCCAGCTGGATTAAGCTTTGTATTTCTTAGCTCTTATGCATTTTCACTTTTGAAATCCAAAAAACCAAAATCTTTTTATTTGGCACTGCAAAATTACATCTTAAATGAAATTGCCTTTTCTTTTCCCTCCAACCTTTTTCAAGCCCTTAATCTCGCACTTTCTTCTATAAACCCTCAGACAAATTACAAACTGATCAAAAAACGCTTTCTTCGCTTTGTAACTATGCTTGCTCAATATGATATTGATCTATTTCCGCTTAATCCCTCTTATGGAATCATTGCCTTTAAAGATCAAAATGAACAGATTAAAAATCAACTCAAATCCAAACAGATTCTTGTCTCTGGTGGACAAGGCAATTTAAAAAATCAAATTTCAAGAATTGGTAATTTTGGAATTTTGCAGGATTTTGATTTTTTGTTTGATTCTTTTGAATCAATTCTGAAAACAAGATAAGTATTTATAAAGCAACAAAGTAGAGAAATTTCCCTACCTTGTAAAGAAGATTAAAGCTTTTCAGCATTGTTTGCTAGATATTCAGCAACTCCACTTGGGCTTGCTTTCATTCCCTTATCTCCCTTATTCCATCCTGCTGGGCAAACTTCTCCATGCTCTTCAAAGAACAACAAAGCATCTACCATTCGGATCATTTCATCTACATTTCTTCCAAGAGGGAGATCATTAATCACTGCATGACGTACAACCATATTGCGATCAATCAAAAATGAACCTCTTAGAGCAACAGCATTTCCAAATAAGACATCATAATCTCTTGCAATCTCATGAGTCAAGTCTGCTACCATTGGAAACTGTACTTGACCAATTCCTCCTTGATCAACAGGTGTATTCTTCCACGCCAAATGAACAAACTCAGAATCGATAGATACACCAATAACACTAAAACCTCTTTGCTCAAACTCTTTTACTCTCTTGTCAAATGCAATAATCTCTGAAGGGCAAACAAAAGTAAAGTCTTTTGGCCAAAAGAAAAGTACTGCACCATTTTTTCCTAGATTTTTAGAAAGTTGAAAATCATTTACTATTTCATTATTTGCCAAAACAGCAGTCGCTGTAAAATCCGGAGCTTTTTTTGTAACTAACATTGTTTATCCTTTAAAAAGTTTATATAGTGTAATTAACACAAACACTCTAAATTTATAGATAATAAAAATTATTATCTAGTGAACAAAATTATATATCACAAAACATTAATCATTTATAAAGACATGATTTAACAAATGCTACACAAAAGAGTGATAAAATACAAAAAATTTCAAATACAAGGTGATTTTATGAAAAATGAATTTTTATTTACGTCCGAATCTGTTACAGAGGGACATCCAGACAAAATGGCAGATCAAATTAGCGATGCAATTTTAGATTACATTATCCAAAGGGATCCAAAAGCAAGGGTTGCGTGTGAAACATTGGTTTCAAATGGCTTTTGCGTGATCGCTGGAGAACTCAAAACAAATACTTATGCACCTATGCAAGAAATTGCACGGGAAGTTATCAAAGAGATTGGATATACAGATGCTCTTTATGGTTTTGATTTCAAAAGTGCTGGAATTCTCAATGGTGTAGGAGAGCAAAGCCCAGATATCAATCAAGGCGTTGATCGTGAAGATGGGGAAATTGGAGCAGGAGATCAAGGGCTTATGTTTGGTTATGCATGTCAAGAAACAGATGTTTTGATGCCTCTTCCTATCTATCTCTCCCATCAACTTACTTTGGGACTTGCTCAAAAAAGAAAAGATGGGACACTTCCTTTTTTACGTCCAGATGGAAAATCGCAAGTAACGGTTAAATATATCGATGGGAAACCTGTAGGAATTGACACAATTGTTATTTCAACCCAACATTCTCCAGAAGTTACTCAACAACACATCAAAGATGCCGTCATTGAAGAAATTG harbors:
- the rimM gene encoding ribosome maturation factor RimM (Essential for efficient processing of 16S rRNA), with product MIEVAKIGKTVGVHGGLRLHILTDFPQIFSHKISFLVRKGNFKQDLFEIRIKHFKEGIVYFEGYESLESAKDLVNAVLGMSLEDTKRICKLRDGEMFWFEVVGCEVIDGQECLGIVKEVERIGNIDYLIVSVNVACSKLPKSFMIPYIDRYILSCSSGKILTRGAKDIWLES
- a CDS encoding KH domain-containing protein; its protein translation is MVELFIENYAKKLATHPHSIKVEKSDRGDEVEIILFSSQEDMGKFIGKNGKMIYSLKNILSGCRVKDGKNYKIAIQPI
- the rpsP gene encoding 30S ribosomal protein S16, whose protein sequence is MATVIRLTRMGRKKKPFYRIVVTDSRKRRDGGWIESIGIYNPLVEPAYIKINTERLAYWKSVGAKMSERVEKLSSGQ
- a CDS encoding pyridoxal-phosphate-dependent aminotransferase family protein, which encodes MHLFTAGPAQTPRKILEALSLPTLHHRSEEFLTLFQSCKDKLHSLISLPHLFCLCSSGSGGMESAITSFSPRKILVLNHGKFSHRWLEIAHCFNIPSYNFEIPPYQAHNPQEVLEWLKKDPLIDCICMQSCESTGGVRQNFEAIANAVKSYNPEILVCVDGIASFAIEPIDTSHIDIFIASSQKALMLPAGLSFVFLSSYAFSLLKSKKPKSFYLALQNYILNEIAFSFPSNLFQALNLALSSINPQTNYKLIKKRFLRFVTMLAQYDIDLFPLNPSYGIIAFKDQNEQIKNQLKSKQILVSGGQGNLKNQISRIGNFGILQDFDFLFDSFESILKTR
- a CDS encoding peroxiredoxin, yielding MLVTKKAPDFTATAVLANNEIVNDFQLSKNLGKNGAVLFFWPKDFTFVCPSEIIAFDKRVKEFEQRGFSVIGVSIDSEFVHLAWKNTPVDQGGIGQVQFPMVADLTHEIARDYDVLFGNAVALRGSFLIDRNMVVRHAVINDLPLGRNVDEMIRMVDALLFFEEHGEVCPAGWNKGDKGMKASPSGVAEYLANNAEKL
- the metK gene encoding methionine adenosyltransferase, producing the protein MKNEFLFTSESVTEGHPDKMADQISDAILDYIIQRDPKARVACETLVSNGFCVIAGELKTNTYAPMQEIAREVIKEIGYTDALYGFDFKSAGILNGVGEQSPDINQGVDREDGEIGAGDQGLMFGYACQETDVLMPLPIYLSHQLTLGLAQKRKDGTLPFLRPDGKSQVTVKYIDGKPVGIDTIVISTQHSPEVTQQHIKDAVIEEIVYKYIPQQYLNNNIRYFVNPTGQFIIGGPQGDAGLTGRKIIVDTYGGSCPHGGGAFSGKDPSKVDRSGAYAARYVAKNLVASGACQKATVQIAYAIGVVEPVSILVNTHGTGKVEDSKLCECVKTIFKLTPKGIIESLDLLRPIYRKTAAYGHFGRELPEFTWERTDKIQDIQDFLKI